The following are encoded together in the Nocardioides sp. Arc9.136 genome:
- a CDS encoding flagellar FliJ family protein, with translation MSARERDRGLRAVARVREVRERDSRLGLQRALQEQQEHALALSALEVELASRVEDPGTADAAAYVARRAALQSLGAAVGGARGRLDSAEVVRAAADAHWRSDHTRLSAVEGLLEGRADVRRAEALHEEAKELDDAAGRQWLRRAVATRRAEEGR, from the coding sequence GTGAGCGCCCGCGAGCGGGACCGCGGCCTGCGTGCCGTCGCGCGCGTCCGGGAGGTGCGCGAGCGCGACAGCCGGCTCGGGCTCCAGCGCGCCCTCCAGGAGCAGCAGGAGCACGCCCTCGCCCTCTCCGCCCTCGAGGTCGAGCTCGCGTCGCGGGTCGAGGACCCCGGCACCGCCGACGCCGCGGCGTACGTCGCCCGGCGCGCGGCCCTGCAGTCGCTCGGTGCGGCCGTGGGCGGCGCCCGCGGGCGGCTCGACTCCGCCGAGGTCGTGCGCGCCGCCGCGGACGCGCACTGGCGCTCCGACCACACCCGGCTGTCCGCCGTCGAGGGACTGCTCGAGGGGCGGGCCGACGTGCGCCGGGCCGAGGCCCTCCACGAGGAGGCCAAGGAGCTCGACGACGCGGCCGGCCGGCAGTGGCTGCGCCGCGCGGTCGCCACGCGCCGTGCGGAGGAGGGAC
- a CDS encoding FliI/YscN family ATPase, which yields MTAPALDALDTLEGLRDRALAATRPEVLGRVDEMLGLHLRVTGLRAAVGDLVEVLGPQPLLAEVGASSTEGLTCLPLGDTRGFGVGAVVRHTGGPLRIRVGEQLTGRVLDGLGRPVDGGPDLRGLPEVTVDQDAPDALSRPRIDQQLRLGVRALDALVPCGRGQRLGIMAGSGVGKSSLLSMIARGTDAEVSVIALVGERGREVREFLDNDLGPEGLARSVVVVATSDAPPVERLRAAFVATRIAEWFRDAGRHVVLMMDSLTRVAMAQREIGLSAGEPPATRGYPPSVFGLLPRLLERAGTSPSGSITGLYTVLVEGDDLQDPVGDTARSILDGHVVLSRRLATSGHFPSIDVLESISRVTSAVTSADHQADATRLRRMLAAHRDVKELVEIGAYVGGSDPDADAAIARMGRIDGFLRQSMSESTPLEDTRLALHDLVAP from the coding sequence GTGACTGCGCCCGCCCTGGACGCCCTCGACACCTTGGAGGGCCTGCGCGACCGCGCGCTCGCCGCCACGCGTCCGGAGGTGCTGGGCCGCGTCGACGAGATGCTCGGCCTGCACCTGCGGGTGACCGGCCTCCGCGCCGCGGTCGGGGACCTGGTCGAGGTGCTCGGACCGCAGCCCCTGCTGGCCGAGGTCGGCGCGAGCAGCACCGAGGGCCTGACCTGCCTGCCGCTCGGCGACACCCGCGGCTTCGGCGTCGGCGCCGTCGTGCGGCACACCGGCGGCCCGCTGCGGATCCGGGTCGGGGAGCAGCTCACCGGCCGCGTCCTCGACGGGCTGGGCCGGCCGGTCGACGGCGGGCCGGACCTGCGCGGCCTGCCCGAGGTGACCGTGGACCAGGACGCCCCCGACGCCCTCTCCCGCCCGCGGATCGACCAGCAGCTGCGTCTCGGTGTCCGCGCGCTCGACGCGCTCGTGCCCTGCGGGCGCGGCCAGCGGCTGGGCATCATGGCCGGCTCGGGCGTCGGCAAGTCCAGCCTGCTCTCGATGATCGCCCGCGGCACCGACGCCGAGGTCTCCGTGATCGCGCTCGTCGGCGAGCGCGGCCGCGAGGTCCGCGAGTTCCTGGACAACGACCTGGGTCCCGAGGGCCTGGCCCGCTCGGTCGTCGTGGTGGCGACCTCCGACGCGCCGCCGGTCGAGCGGCTGCGCGCGGCGTTCGTGGCGACCCGGATCGCGGAGTGGTTCCGCGACGCCGGCCGCCACGTCGTGCTGATGATGGACAGCCTCACCCGCGTCGCCATGGCCCAGCGCGAGATCGGCCTGTCCGCGGGGGAGCCGCCGGCGACCCGCGGCTACCCGCCCAGCGTCTTCGGGCTGCTGCCCCGCCTGCTCGAGCGCGCCGGCACCTCGCCGTCCGGCTCGATCACCGGCCTCTACACCGTCCTCGTCGAGGGCGACGACCTGCAGGACCCGGTCGGCGACACCGCCCGGTCGATCCTCGACGGCCACGTCGTGCTCTCGCGCCGGCTCGCCACCTCCGGGCACTTCCCGAGCATCGACGTGCTCGAGTCGATCTCGCGCGTCACCTCCGCGGTGACCAGCGCCGACCACCAGGCCGATGCGACGCGCCTGCGCCGCATGCTCGCCGCGCACCGCGACGTCAAGGAGCTGGTCGAGATCGGCGCGTACGTCGGCGGCAGCGACCCCGACGCCGACGCCGCGATCGCCCGGATGGGCCGCATCGACGGCTTCCTGCGCCAGTCGATGTCCGAGAGCACCCCGCTCGAGGACACCCGGCTCGCCCTGCACGACCTGGTCGCGCCGTGA
- a CDS encoding FliH/SctL family protein: MSSSSDAPVLRGAEASAVRVASTPELRTGAWTRFGAGSVLGDRVTEETLSGLAETARRAAQSQGYAVGWAEGRREAAEVAREAALRREADRAAEDQRREAEHQQALAGLRRAAAELSARAGDVERHVQAQAVALARELTEALVGHELHSAPDRADDVVRRVLAERPDDRPVVARLHPGLLDAAATAELAAAGVRVVEDDRLEPDDAMVEVDGSVIDLRVSRRLERVREVLS; this comes from the coding sequence ATGAGTTCGTCGAGTGACGCCCCGGTGCTGCGCGGCGCGGAGGCCTCGGCCGTCCGGGTCGCCAGCACCCCCGAGCTGCGCACCGGCGCCTGGACCCGCTTCGGCGCCGGCTCGGTGCTCGGCGACCGGGTCACCGAGGAGACCCTGAGCGGGCTCGCCGAGACCGCCCGGCGCGCCGCGCAGTCCCAGGGGTACGCCGTCGGCTGGGCCGAGGGACGCCGCGAGGCCGCGGAGGTCGCCCGGGAGGCGGCACTGCGCCGCGAGGCCGACCGGGCCGCCGAGGACCAGCGCCGCGAGGCCGAGCACCAGCAGGCTCTCGCCGGCCTCCGGCGGGCCGCGGCGGAGCTCTCCGCCCGCGCCGGCGACGTCGAGCGGCACGTCCAAGCCCAGGCCGTCGCCCTCGCCCGCGAGCTGACCGAGGCGCTCGTCGGCCACGAGCTCCACTCCGCGCCGGACCGGGCCGACGACGTCGTACGACGCGTGCTGGCCGAGCGCCCGGACGACCGTCCCGTCGTCGCGCGGCTCCACCCCGGCCTGCTGGACGCCGCGGCGACCGCCGAGCTGGCCGCGGCGGGTGTCCGCGTCGTCGAGGACGACCGGCTCGAGCCCGACGACGCGATGGTCGAGGTCGACGGCAGCGTCATCGACCTGCGCGTCAGCCGGCGCCTCGAGCGGGTCCGCGAGGTGCTGTCGTGA
- the fliG gene encoding flagellar motor switch protein FliG, with amino-acid sequence MTATMSGLGARKAAVLLIQVGKEKASQVLAQLSEPEVEAISVEIARLDSISSAEGEAVMEEFRDLMTARAHIAQGGLGYAQKLLEDSLGAERAAEIMERLNAAAVQMPFQFLHAADPAQLRSFIIDEHPQVIALVLAHLTADKASMLLASLEPDKQAEVAHRIAVMDRTSPEIVQAVESTLERKLSSMLQPTTVSRVGGVDPLVNIINRSDRATERQIVEGLEALDAELADEVRSRMFMFEDIVTLDDRSVQQVLRQVDGSQLALALKGVATAVRDKITSNMSERASATLVEDVELLGAVRLAQVEEAQQAIIRTIRDLEEQGQIMVRRGGDDEFVE; translated from the coding sequence ATGACCGCGACGATGAGCGGGCTCGGTGCCCGCAAGGCCGCGGTGCTGCTGATCCAGGTCGGCAAGGAGAAGGCCTCCCAGGTCCTCGCGCAGCTCAGCGAGCCGGAGGTCGAGGCGATCTCCGTCGAGATCGCGCGCCTGGACTCGATCAGCAGCGCCGAGGGCGAGGCGGTGATGGAGGAGTTCCGCGACCTGATGACCGCGCGCGCCCACATCGCCCAGGGCGGTCTCGGCTACGCGCAGAAGCTGCTCGAGGACTCGCTCGGCGCCGAGCGCGCGGCGGAGATCATGGAGCGGCTCAACGCCGCGGCCGTGCAGATGCCCTTCCAGTTCCTCCACGCGGCCGACCCGGCCCAGCTGCGCTCGTTCATCATCGACGAGCACCCGCAGGTGATCGCGCTGGTGCTGGCCCACCTGACGGCCGACAAGGCCTCGATGCTGCTGGCCAGCCTCGAGCCGGACAAGCAGGCCGAGGTCGCCCACCGGATCGCGGTCATGGACCGCACGTCGCCGGAGATCGTCCAGGCCGTGGAGTCGACGCTGGAGCGCAAGCTCTCCTCGATGCTGCAGCCGACCACGGTCTCCCGCGTCGGTGGCGTGGACCCGCTGGTCAACATCATCAACCGCTCCGACCGAGCCACCGAGCGGCAGATCGTCGAGGGCCTCGAGGCGCTCGACGCCGAGCTGGCCGACGAGGTGCGCAGCCGGATGTTCATGTTCGAAGACATCGTCACCCTCGACGACCGGTCGGTGCAGCAGGTGCTGCGGCAGGTGGACGGGTCCCAGCTGGCCCTGGCGCTCAAGGGCGTCGCGACGGCGGTGCGGGACAAGATCACGAGCAACATGTCCGAGCGTGCGTCCGCGACGCTCGTCGAGGACGTCGAGCTGCTCGGCGCGGTCCGCCTCGCGCAGGTCGAGGAGGCCCAGCAGGCCATCATCCGCACGATCCGCGACCTGGAGGAGCAGGGCCAGATCATGGTGCGGCGAGGGGGCGACGATGAGTTCGTCGAGTGA
- the fliF gene encoding flagellar basal-body MS-ring/collar protein FliF, whose protein sequence is MKQNVTRFLQRAQQGFAAFTTGQKVVAVIGTVAVLLGGFMVFQWAARPSMAPLYHDLSTTDASAVVEQLEAQGTPYELAGDGTTVMVPRDLVRATRIDMSGEGLPSGSDGGYSLLDDQGLTTSDFKERTDYKRAMEGELSATIESIDGVETAVVHLAIPEKEVFEEEQVPTTASVLVDTRSGSTLDPGQVQAVVNLVASSIDGLEPEQVTVADATGKVLSTPGGAAGTDGTARAQMVADVQEEYRARLQSMLDRVVGPGNSTVQVSAELDFDKAVSETVEYDAEAEALPLSSSETDETYDGAAAGGVTGVVGPDGQMDPAAGGAADGSGSYRKSETTRDNAVGSRSERRESTPGAIEKLSIGVVVDSMSAQQANETDIRELVMGTAGISRQRGDSLAVASLPFDRSAEEAAAAALAEEKAAEAAASRNRLIRNAVIGLLVIGALVFLAFRSRRRARRREEETTYIVEQLRERRQAQAALEPSPALLALEESEASRADDLRDELTDLIERQPDDVAALLRGWLTERP, encoded by the coding sequence ATGAAGCAGAACGTCACCCGGTTCCTCCAGCGCGCCCAGCAGGGCTTCGCCGCCTTCACCACCGGGCAGAAGGTCGTGGCCGTGATCGGCACGGTCGCGGTGCTGCTCGGTGGGTTCATGGTCTTCCAGTGGGCGGCCCGGCCCAGCATGGCGCCGCTGTACCACGACCTCTCCACGACCGACGCCAGCGCCGTGGTCGAGCAGCTCGAGGCGCAGGGCACGCCGTACGAGCTGGCCGGCGACGGGACCACCGTCATGGTGCCCCGCGACCTCGTCCGCGCCACCCGCATCGACATGTCCGGCGAGGGCCTGCCCAGCGGCTCCGACGGCGGCTACTCGCTGCTCGACGACCAGGGCCTGACCACCTCGGACTTCAAGGAGCGCACGGACTACAAGCGGGCGATGGAGGGCGAGCTGTCCGCGACCATCGAGTCCATCGACGGCGTCGAGACCGCCGTCGTCCACCTCGCGATCCCCGAGAAGGAGGTCTTCGAGGAGGAGCAGGTGCCGACGACCGCGTCGGTCCTCGTCGACACCCGCTCCGGCTCGACGCTGGACCCGGGCCAGGTGCAGGCGGTCGTCAACCTGGTCGCCTCGAGCATCGACGGCCTCGAGCCCGAGCAGGTCACCGTCGCCGACGCCACCGGCAAGGTGCTCTCCACCCCCGGCGGTGCCGCGGGCACGGACGGCACGGCGCGCGCCCAGATGGTCGCCGACGTCCAGGAGGAGTACCGCGCCCGCCTCCAGTCGATGCTCGACCGCGTGGTCGGGCCCGGCAACTCCACCGTCCAGGTCAGCGCGGAGCTCGACTTCGACAAGGCGGTCAGCGAGACCGTCGAGTACGACGCGGAGGCCGAGGCGCTGCCGCTGTCCTCGAGCGAGACCGACGAGACGTACGACGGCGCGGCCGCCGGCGGGGTGACCGGGGTCGTCGGGCCCGACGGGCAGATGGACCCCGCTGCGGGCGGTGCCGCCGACGGCAGCGGCAGCTACCGCAAGTCCGAGACCACCCGCGACAACGCGGTGGGCTCCCGCAGCGAGCGCCGCGAGTCCACCCCCGGGGCGATCGAGAAGCTGAGCATCGGTGTCGTCGTGGACTCGATGTCGGCGCAGCAGGCCAACGAGACCGACATCCGCGAGCTCGTCATGGGCACCGCCGGCATCAGCCGCCAGCGTGGCGACAGCCTCGCGGTCGCGTCCCTGCCCTTCGACCGCAGCGCCGAGGAGGCCGCCGCCGCCGCGCTGGCGGAGGAGAAGGCCGCCGAGGCCGCGGCCAGCCGCAACCGGCTGATCCGCAACGCCGTCATCGGCCTGCTCGTCATCGGTGCACTGGTCTTCCTCGCCTTCCGCAGCCGGCGCCGCGCGCGCCGCCGCGAGGAGGAGACGACGTACATCGTCGAGCAGCTGCGCGAGCGGCGCCAGGCCCAGGCCGCGCTCGAGCCGTCGCCGGCCCTCCTCGCGCTGGAGGAGTCCGAGGCCAGCCGCGCCGACGACCTCCGCGACGAGCTCACCGACCTCATCGAGCGCCAGCCCGACGACGTCGCCGCGCTGCTGCGCGGCTGGCTCACGGAGCGTCCCTGA
- the fliE gene encoding flagellar hook-basal body complex protein FliE: protein MSVAGIEGFVPLDLAQVRSTDPTTSVAGARGPQGPEAADGPSFSSFLVDGLDRLDGVQRTADDLAVRAATGDLQNIHDYTIAASEAAVTTQVTVAVRNKAVEAFTEIMRMQV, encoded by the coding sequence ATGAGCGTCGCCGGCATCGAGGGCTTCGTGCCGCTCGACCTCGCCCAGGTCCGCTCCACCGACCCGACCACCTCGGTCGCCGGTGCCCGCGGGCCGCAGGGCCCCGAGGCGGCCGACGGGCCGTCGTTCTCCAGCTTCCTCGTCGACGGTCTCGACCGGCTCGACGGCGTGCAGCGCACCGCCGACGACCTCGCGGTGCGGGCCGCCACCGGCGACCTGCAGAACATCCACGACTACACGATCGCCGCCTCCGAGGCCGCCGTGACCACGCAGGTCACCGTCGCCGTGCGGAACAAGGCGGTCGAGGCCTTCACCGAGATCATGCGGATGCAGGTGTGA
- a CDS encoding flagellar basal body rod protein FlgC, giving the protein MGAYDTLHIAGSSLGMHQTWLDALAHNIANVNTVVPTDQDAFQAQMVVAGADPAGGVDVRGIVLGDPEGVLEHDPGNPLADEDGYVRAPATDLASQMSQLIIAQRGYQASVQTTKYAQDAYSSALQIGAR; this is encoded by the coding sequence ATGGGCGCCTACGACACGCTGCACATCGCCGGCTCCAGCCTCGGCATGCACCAGACCTGGTTGGACGCGCTGGCGCACAACATCGCCAACGTCAACACCGTCGTCCCGACCGACCAGGACGCCTTCCAGGCGCAGATGGTCGTCGCCGGCGCCGACCCCGCGGGCGGCGTCGACGTGCGCGGCATCGTGCTGGGCGACCCCGAGGGCGTGCTCGAGCACGACCCGGGCAACCCGCTCGCGGACGAGGACGGCTACGTCCGGGCCCCCGCCACGGACCTCGCCAGCCAGATGTCGCAGCTGATCATCGCCCAGCGCGGATACCAGGCGTCGGTCCAGACGACGAAGTACGCCCAGGACGCCTACTCCAGCGCGCTGCAGATCGGGGCCCGCTGA
- the flgB gene encoding flagellar basal body rod protein FlgB, whose product MPISPVGHDAVSTVLGTTLDGLSLRRDVIADNIANVDTPGFRASTVDFETALRSSVLSGDARSLERGIDLGVTATATPVGADGNNVDLRHEAMAAMQTQYQYQVMTRAMSDRFDLVKTAAGAS is encoded by the coding sequence GTGCCCATTTCGCCCGTCGGCCACGACGCGGTCTCGACCGTGCTCGGCACCACCCTGGACGGACTCTCGCTGCGGCGTGACGTGATCGCGGACAACATCGCGAACGTCGACACCCCCGGGTTCCGGGCCAGCACCGTCGACTTCGAGACCGCCCTGCGGTCCTCGGTCCTGTCCGGCGACGCGCGCTCGCTGGAGCGGGGGATCGACCTCGGCGTCACCGCGACCGCGACCCCGGTCGGCGCCGACGGCAACAACGTCGACCTGCGGCACGAGGCGATGGCCGCCATGCAGACCCAGTACCAGTACCAGGTGATGACGCGCGCGATGAGCGACCGCTTCGACCTGGTCAAGACCGCGGCGGGTGCCTCCTGA
- a CDS encoding response regulator: MKILVADDSRVMRQIVIRTLRQAGHGGHDIVEAENGRQAVELVQTEAPDLVLSDWNMPEMNGIDALLTLRGAGNAVPFGFVTSEGSDEMRARAEQAGAAFLIAKPFTPEAFDEALTGVGLVAS, encoded by the coding sequence ATGAAGATCCTCGTCGCCGACGACAGCCGCGTGATGCGCCAGATCGTGATCCGCACCCTGCGCCAGGCCGGCCACGGCGGCCACGACATCGTCGAGGCGGAGAACGGCCGGCAGGCCGTCGAGCTGGTGCAGACCGAGGCGCCCGACCTGGTGCTCTCGGACTGGAACATGCCCGAGATGAACGGCATCGACGCGCTGCTCACGCTGCGCGGCGCCGGCAACGCCGTGCCGTTCGGCTTCGTGACCTCCGAGGGCTCCGACGAGATGCGCGCGCGGGCCGAGCAGGCCGGCGCGGCGTTCCTCATCGCCAAGCCGTTCACCCCCGAGGCCTTCGACGAGGCGCTCACCGGCGTCGGGCTGGTCGCGTCGTGA
- a CDS encoding chemotaxis protein CheX yields the protein MSTLAPSALDLEALVTDMWASFVGSPELLLPAGPPADDVALWSATVTVTGEWRGMVSVDLAEAAVLGVTRGMLGFGEDEEPDAASCTDAVGELVNVVGGNVKSLMPGPSSLSLPVVSRGAVELPSEMTEASVLHLDWCGAPVRVRVLTAHSS from the coding sequence ATGAGCACCCTCGCTCCGTCCGCCCTCGACCTCGAGGCCCTCGTCACCGACATGTGGGCCTCCTTCGTGGGGTCCCCCGAGCTGCTGCTTCCCGCGGGACCGCCCGCCGACGACGTGGCGCTGTGGTCGGCGACCGTGACCGTCACGGGGGAGTGGCGCGGCATGGTCAGCGTCGACCTGGCCGAGGCGGCGGTCCTCGGCGTCACCCGCGGGATGCTCGGCTTCGGCGAGGACGAGGAGCCCGACGCGGCGTCGTGCACCGACGCGGTCGGCGAGCTGGTCAACGTCGTCGGCGGCAACGTCAAGAGCCTCATGCCCGGACCCAGCTCGCTCTCGCTCCCGGTCGTCTCGCGAGGCGCGGTGGAGCTGCCGTCGGAGATGACCGAGGCCAGCGTCCTGCACCTCGACTGGTGCGGCGCACCCGTCCGCGTCCGGGTCCTCACCGCTCACTCGTCCTGA
- a CDS encoding response regulator, whose translation MQALIIDDSRAMRSILRRIVTGLGWTTAEAGDGQEALDLLEGGLVPDLCLIDWNMPVMDGYTFVQRVRAEQRWRDVTLMMVTTESEHGQIVRALAAGAHEYVIKPFTAEAIVEKLGLLGLLDQEVPA comes from the coding sequence ATGCAAGCGCTGATCATCGACGACTCCCGTGCGATGCGGTCGATCCTGCGCCGGATCGTCACCGGTCTCGGCTGGACGACGGCGGAGGCCGGGGACGGCCAGGAGGCGCTCGACCTGCTCGAGGGCGGCCTGGTCCCCGACCTGTGCCTCATCGACTGGAACATGCCGGTCATGGACGGCTACACGTTCGTCCAGCGGGTCCGAGCCGAGCAGCGCTGGCGCGACGTCACGCTGATGATGGTCACGACCGAGAGCGAGCACGGCCAGATCGTGCGCGCCCTGGCCGCCGGCGCCCACGAGTACGTCATCAAGCCGTTCACCGCGGAGGCCATCGTCGAGAAGCTCGGCCTCCTCGGTCTGCTGGACCAGGAGGTCCCCGCATGA
- the fliS gene encoding flagellar export chaperone FliS, with product MPNARDTYLGASVSTADPARLLVMLLDRLVLDVTRGLEAQRRGVHDEASTQLLHAQDIVLELRTSLRLDVWDGAAGLAAIYDYLHRRLISANTSRDTAVTEECLVLATDLAATWREAAMQSAHPAPAVAAAG from the coding sequence ATGCCCAACGCACGCGACACCTACCTCGGCGCCTCCGTGTCCACCGCGGACCCCGCCCGGCTCCTCGTCATGCTGCTCGACCGCCTGGTCCTCGACGTGACCCGCGGTCTCGAGGCCCAGCGCCGCGGGGTGCACGACGAGGCGAGCACCCAGCTGCTGCACGCCCAGGACATCGTTCTCGAGCTGCGTACCAGCCTGCGCCTCGACGTCTGGGACGGCGCGGCGGGCCTGGCCGCGATCTACGACTACCTGCACCGCCGGCTGATCTCGGCGAACACCAGCCGCGACACCGCCGTCACCGAGGAGTGCCTGGTCCTTGCCACCGACCTCGCCGCGACCTGGCGCGAGGCGGCCATGCAGTCGGCGCACCCCGCGCCGGCCGTGGCCGCGGCCGGATGA
- the fliD gene encoding flagellar filament capping protein FliD — MASVSGLGGFDSASLVDQLMQLEKVPQQRVQTRLSGEQLQLNALQTLNSKIASLVTKAEAAADPAKWGGRSATSTDPKVAVTAGASASPGSLSIKVERTALSHQLGFASTAARADVVVAGGTQVRLDRLDGTTKTIDTKDGTLQGLADALNDPANETGVRASLVSTTGGYRLLVESTTTGKASDFALTGAAGSALLGGATARAGQDAELSLGAGITTTSATNTFTDLLPGVTVTVAAGSAGTTSEVTVSRDEAGATKLVKDLVDGLNSVLTEMTGLTTYGTGTAGTGRGMLAGDSTVRSVQSQLRGTVFGSGDESLAKLGIQIDRNGAFTFNEADFKKAYTADPAGTAASISSGFASRVEKTADAASNKDTGLLTAAITGRKAGIERLTDSVEAWDRRLELRRTALTRQFTALETALSTMSSQSSWLSSQISALGSSSSS; from the coding sequence ATGGCCAGCGTCAGCGGGCTGGGCGGGTTCGACTCCGCCAGCCTGGTCGACCAGCTCATGCAGCTGGAGAAGGTGCCGCAGCAGCGGGTGCAGACCCGCTTGTCCGGCGAGCAGCTGCAGCTCAACGCGCTGCAGACCCTCAACTCGAAGATCGCCTCGCTCGTCACCAAGGCCGAGGCCGCCGCCGACCCCGCCAAGTGGGGCGGCCGCTCCGCGACGTCGACCGACCCCAAGGTCGCCGTGACCGCCGGGGCCAGCGCCTCGCCCGGGTCGCTGAGCATCAAGGTCGAGAGGACGGCGCTGAGCCACCAGCTCGGCTTCGCGTCCACGGCAGCCCGCGCGGACGTCGTCGTCGCCGGCGGCACGCAGGTCCGGCTCGACCGGCTCGACGGCACCACGAAGACGATCGACACCAAGGACGGGACCCTCCAGGGGCTCGCCGACGCGCTCAACGACCCGGCGAACGAGACCGGTGTCCGGGCGAGCCTGGTCAGCACCACCGGCGGCTACCGGCTGCTGGTCGAGTCGACCACCACCGGCAAGGCGTCGGACTTCGCGCTCACCGGCGCCGCCGGCTCCGCCCTGCTCGGGGGCGCGACCGCGCGCGCCGGGCAGGACGCCGAGCTCAGCCTCGGCGCCGGGATCACGACCACGTCGGCGACCAACACGTTCACCGACCTGCTGCCTGGCGTGACGGTGACCGTCGCTGCCGGCTCGGCGGGCACCACCAGCGAGGTCACGGTCTCCCGCGACGAGGCCGGTGCCACCAAGCTGGTCAAGGACCTCGTCGACGGCCTCAACTCCGTGCTCACCGAGATGACCGGCCTGACGACGTACGGCACGGGCACGGCCGGCACCGGCAGGGGGATGCTCGCCGGCGACTCCACCGTCCGGTCGGTCCAGTCCCAGCTGCGGGGGACGGTCTTCGGCAGCGGCGACGAGTCGCTCGCGAAGCTCGGGATCCAGATCGACCGCAACGGCGCGTTCACGTTCAACGAGGCCGACTTCAAGAAGGCCTACACCGCCGACCCGGCCGGCACGGCCGCGTCGATCAGCAGCGGGTTCGCCAGCCGCGTGGAGAAGACGGCCGACGCGGCCAGCAACAAGGACACCGGTCTCCTGACCGCCGCGATCACCGGGCGCAAGGCCGGCATCGAGCGGCTCACCGACAGCGTCGAGGCGTGGGACCGGCGGCTGGAGCTGCGGCGCACCGCGCTCACCCGCCAGTTCACCGCGCTCGAGACCGCCCTCAGCACGATGAGCAGCCAGTCCTCGTGGCTCTCCAGCCAGATCTCCGCCCTCGGCTCGTCCTCGAGCAGCTGA
- a CDS encoding flagellin → MSLRINQNIDAMNSYRNLSVTQGQMSKSLEKLSSGFRINRAADDAAGLAISEGLRSQIGGLKVAVRNTQDGISVVQTAEGALTETHSILQRMRDLSVQASNDSNDTNSRAAIQSENDALAKELDRIATSTTFNNVSLLDGNYTNKNFQVGYGTGATDSIAVSITSTGTGGAKSSWGNGAAEATAAAATFTHGGVVTTTAALTASTDANAIATELNNDAAFKTNYTASVDDKGGLVVSSKDGLAGAITVGGGLNAATTNAAPGANAGFGSTDLGVGALVLNNATNAKASTDKLDAAIKSVSSARANLGALQNRFEHTINNLNVTQENLSASESRIRDTDMASEMMSFTRSQILSQAGTAMLAQANQAPQGVLSLLR, encoded by the coding sequence ATGAGTCTCCGCATCAACCAGAACATCGACGCCATGAACTCGTACCGAAACCTCTCGGTCACGCAGGGCCAGATGTCGAAGTCCCTCGAGAAGCTGTCCTCCGGCTTCCGCATCAACCGCGCCGCCGACGACGCCGCCGGCCTCGCCATCTCCGAGGGCCTGCGCTCGCAGATCGGTGGCCTGAAGGTCGCCGTCCGCAACACCCAGGACGGCATCAGCGTCGTGCAGACCGCTGAGGGCGCGCTCACCGAGACGCACTCGATCCTGCAGCGCATGCGCGACCTGTCGGTCCAGGCGTCGAACGACAGCAACGACACCAACTCCCGCGCCGCCATCCAGTCGGAGAACGACGCCCTGGCCAAGGAGCTGGACCGGATCGCGACGTCCACGACGTTCAACAACGTCTCGCTCCTGGACGGCAACTACACCAACAAGAACTTCCAGGTCGGCTACGGCACCGGTGCCACCGATTCCATCGCGGTCAGCATCACCTCCACCGGCACCGGCGGCGCGAAGTCCAGCTGGGGCAACGGCGCCGCGGAGGCGACCGCCGCGGCGGCCACCTTCACGCACGGCGGCGTGGTCACGACCACCGCTGCCCTCACCGCGTCGACGGACGCCAACGCCATCGCGACCGAGCTGAACAACGACGCGGCGTTCAAGACCAACTACACCGCGTCGGTGGACGACAAGGGCGGCCTCGTCGTCTCCTCGAAGGACGGCCTGGCCGGCGCCATCACCGTCGGTGGAGGCCTGAACGCGGCCACGACGAACGCCGCGCCGGGTGCGAACGCCGGCTTCGGCTCGACCGACCTCGGTGTCGGCGCCCTGGTCCTCAACAACGCGACCAACGCCAAGGCCTCGACGGACAAGCTGGACGCCGCCATCAAGTCGGTGTCCTCCGCCCGCGCGAACCTGGGTGCGCTGCAGAACCGGTTCGAGCACACCATCAACAACCTCAACGTGACGCAGGAGAACCTCTCGGCCTCCGAGAGCCGGATCCGCGACACCGACATGGCCAGCGAGATGATGAGCTTCACCCGCTCGCAGATCCTGTCGCAGGCCGGCACCGCGATGCTCGCCCAGGCCAACCAGGCTCCGCAGGGCGTGCTCTCGCTGCTCCGCTGA